The proteins below are encoded in one region of Caldivirga sp.:
- a CDS encoding PhoH family protein translates to MMSSLFDNVKPLTTGQERLINVLKDDSNEVIGAFGPTGTGKSFITVIYGISAVLSGRFKRLIIARPLIDITSGRLESPEELGDLYYRVAGQYLYDILGDMVPRDDMEKMLRDGKVIVTDVNYLRGRTFDESVILLDDAQHAPPENAAEVLMRMGRNAKLIIAGDPILQRPLGIEKDGATLMREVLLNEENAMVVDLGLKDIIRPGAKRGLKLMFELRLRRRGLNDDEKKLIDVIRVHAPDADVVTVVGFRDIKESLDIKSENVPDALIVAKEGYLGRVVGKGGERIKAIENDSGFKLIRTVEMSLDFKQWIRTIHPMSWITKHIVDVDFAGPELQVTLRREMGAFVGPRGTYIRLLDRVFKRLLNIGVRAIEEEQPSESQ, encoded by the coding sequence ATGATGTCTAGCCTATTTGACAATGTTAAGCCGCTTACCACAGGACAGGAGAGGTTAATTAATGTACTTAAGGATGATAGTAATGAGGTTATTGGAGCCTTTGGTCCAACTGGAACAGGTAAAAGCTTCATAACTGTGATTTACGGTATCTCAGCTGTATTAAGTGGTCGGTTTAAGAGGCTCATAATAGCTAGGCCTCTAATAGACATAACCAGTGGTAGGCTTGAGTCCCCTGAGGAGTTGGGTGACTTGTACTATAGGGTTGCTGGGCAATACCTATACGACATATTAGGCGACATGGTGCCTAGGGATGATATGGAGAAGATGCTTAGGGATGGTAAAGTAATTGTAACAGACGTTAATTATCTGAGGGGTAGGACCTTCGATGAGTCAGTGATACTGTTGGATGATGCACAGCACGCTCCCCCTGAGAACGCCGCGGAGGTTCTTATGAGGATGGGTAGGAACGCTAAGTTAATTATTGCCGGTGACCCAATACTGCAGAGACCATTAGGTATCGAGAAGGATGGAGCAACATTAATGAGGGAGGTCCTGCTTAATGAGGAGAACGCCATGGTTGTCGACCTTGGTTTAAAGGACATAATTAGACCTGGTGCTAAGAGGGGTCTTAAGCTAATGTTTGAGCTTAGGCTGAGGAGAAGGGGCCTTAATGATGATGAAAAGAAGCTAATAGACGTTATAAGGGTTCATGCCCCAGACGCAGACGTAGTTACCGTGGTGGGTTTCAGGGATATTAAGGAGAGTTTAGACATAAAGTCTGAGAATGTTCCAGATGCCTTAATAGTAGCTAAGGAGGGTTACCTAGGTAGGGTTGTGGGTAAGGGTGGTGAGAGGATTAAGGCTATTGAGAATGATTCAGGCTTTAAGTTAATAAGAACTGTTGAAATGAGCCTTGACTTCAAGCAGTGGATCAGAACAATACACCCAATGAGTTGGATAACTAAACACATTGTTGACGTTGATTTCGCTGGACCTGAACTACAAGTAACCTTAAGGAGGGAAATGGGGGCCTTCGTTGGGCCCAGGGGAACCTACATTAGGCTACTTGATAGAGTCTTCAAGAGGCTACTTAACATTGGTGTTAGGGCAATTGAGGAGGAGCAGCCGTCGGAGTCACAGTAA
- a CDS encoding CBS domain-containing protein codes for MPVKVNQLMRRGLIFVDASTPIRDAAKVMTNDKVGLLVVTNGGKMIGVVSERDIMRAVADGVNLSEPVERITTRNVVTINPDSTLYEAAELMHRFNIRHLVVVDEVGNPIGVLSVRDVVAEPVRLRILAEHSSVSSVEEQPIPHTD; via the coding sequence ATGCCAGTGAAGGTGAATCAGTTAATGAGGAGAGGATTAATATTTGTTGATGCATCTACACCCATAAGGGATGCCGCTAAGGTAATGACTAATGACAAAGTAGGCCTATTGGTAGTGACTAACGGTGGTAAGATGATTGGCGTGGTCAGTGAACGGGATATAATGAGGGCGGTGGCTGATGGAGTGAATTTAAGTGAACCAGTGGAGAGAATAACTACGAGAAATGTCGTCACAATAAACCCTGACTCAACATTATATGAAGCCGCTGAGTTAATGCATAGGTTCAACATAAGGCACCTGGTAGTTGTAGATGAGGTAGGTAACCCAATTGGTGTATTATCAGTAAGGGATGTAGTTGCTGAGCCTGTGAGATTAAGAATTCTTGCGGAACATAGCTCCGTAAGTTCGGTTGAGGAACAGCCAATACCCCATACTGACTAG
- a CDS encoding 30S ribosomal protein S15: MPHRSRHKRGSSGSVRPATKTIPPWLSYSPEDVERLVVELARRGFTPSLIGIILRDQYGIPLVKVVTNKRITEILEENGLKPQIPEDLMALIRRAVNIRRHLEEHPKDMSAKKGLMLTESKIHRLVKYYKRTGVLPANFTYSPERFAMAT, translated from the coding sequence GTGCCGCATAGGTCTAGGCATAAGCGTGGTAGTAGTGGATCAGTCAGGCCAGCTACTAAGACAATACCACCGTGGTTAAGCTATAGCCCTGAAGATGTGGAGAGGCTTGTGGTTGAATTAGCCAGGAGGGGGTTTACACCATCATTAATAGGCATTATACTGAGGGATCAGTATGGTATACCACTGGTTAAGGTTGTTACAAATAAAAGGATTACTGAGATACTTGAGGAGAATGGGCTTAAGCCTCAGATACCGGAGGACTTAATGGCGTTGATTAGAAGGGCTGTAAACATTAGAAGGCACCTTGAGGAGCATCCTAAGGATATGTCAGCTAAGAAAGGCTTAATGTTAACTGAATCTAAGATACACAGGTTAGTTAAGTACTATAAGAGGACTGGCGTACTCCCAGCAAACTTCACCTACAGCCCAGAGAGATTCGCCATGGCGACTTAA